The Candidatus Aminicenantes bacterium genome includes a region encoding these proteins:
- a CDS encoding MOSC domain-containing protein yields the protein MTFTVEAVAIANAKGVAKHETAEIELRENFGIIGDAHAGPGHRQVSLLAGEAIDAMKAKGLELAPGAFGENIVTRGVDWSRAQVGGIIAIGKVRLQITQIGKECHSRCAIYYSAGECIMPTQGLFAKVLEGGKIHAQSSGHYRVR from the coding sequence GTGACATTCACGGTTGAAGCAGTCGCCATCGCCAACGCAAAAGGCGTGGCCAAGCATGAAACGGCCGAGATCGAGCTGCGCGAAAATTTCGGCATCATCGGCGACGCCCACGCCGGTCCCGGGCACCGTCAGGTCTCGCTTCTGGCCGGCGAAGCCATCGACGCCATGAAAGCCAAGGGACTGGAGCTGGCCCCGGGCGCCTTCGGCGAGAACATCGTCACCCGCGGCGTGGACTGGAGCCGGGCCCAGGTCGGTGGGATCATCGCCATCGGAAAGGTACGGCTGCAGATCACCCAGATCGGCAAGGAGTGCCACAGCCGCTGCGCCATCTATTACTCGGCCGGCGAATGCATCATGCCCACGCAGGGGCTCTTCGCCAAAGTGCTTGAAGGAGGCAAGATCCATGCTCAAAGTAGCGGTCATTACCGTGTCCGATAG